In one Acetobacter sp. genomic region, the following are encoded:
- a CDS encoding DUF1028 domain-containing protein has protein sequence MTFSLVARCSRTGQFAVAVSSSSPAVAARCAFARAGVGAVTTQNVTDPRLGPWALDLMQAGASAGEARDIIARTCTFPAFRQMTLIDREGRTALWSGEKSLGINASAEGLNVVSAGNLLASPDVPATIVRSFEEAGPEIELGERVMLAMQAGLHAGGEAGPVRSAGMLLVDREAWPLADLRVDWEDDPIGRLASLWSVWKPQMHDYVTRCLNPEAAPSYGVPGDE, from the coding sequence ATGACCTTTTCCCTCGTCGCGCGTTGTTCCCGTACCGGCCAGTTCGCGGTCGCCGTATCCTCATCCTCTCCTGCCGTGGCGGCCCGCTGCGCCTTTGCGAGAGCCGGTGTGGGAGCCGTCACCACGCAGAACGTAACCGATCCGCGCCTTGGTCCGTGGGCGCTTGACCTGATGCAGGCTGGCGCGTCCGCTGGCGAAGCCCGAGACATCATCGCCCGCACGTGTACTTTCCCCGCCTTTCGCCAGATGACCCTGATCGACCGGGAGGGCCGGACGGCCCTGTGGTCCGGGGAGAAATCCCTCGGGATCAACGCAAGCGCCGAAGGGCTCAATGTGGTGTCCGCAGGCAATCTTCTGGCTTCTCCGGACGTGCCGGCAACCATCGTGCGCAGCTTTGAGGAGGCGGGGCCGGAGATTGAACTCGGAGAACGAGTCATGCTGGCCATGCAGGCGGGTCTCCATGCAGGCGGAGAAGCTGGTCCGGTCCGGTCTGCGGGCATGCTGTTGGTTGACCGGGAGGCGTGGCCTCTGGCCGACCTCCGGGTGGACTGGGAGGACGATCCCATCGGACGTCTGGCGTCGCTGTGGAGTGTCTGGAAGCCGCAGATGCACGATTACGTCACCCGCTGCCTCAACCCTGAAGCGGCCCCGTCTTATGGCGTGCCCGGCGACGAATAA
- the atzF gene encoding allophanate hydrolase, whose product MTLPNMLQIAPLLSACRAGTLTPTEIVREVSARIEAYAAKDSAVWISRVPTEQLLARAAELEKLSADDLPLYGIPFAVKDNIDVAGLPTTAACPAFAYEPSESAEVIKRLEAAGAIVIGKTNLDQFATGLVGMRSPYGQPHCVFNADYVSGGSSSGSAVAVAAGLVSFSLGTDTAGSGRVPAAFNNIVGLKPSRGVLSTRGLVPACESLDCISVFAGSTADAWEVERIAGAADARAPFSRTLSPHSLPLATFRFAVLSAEDRFFDGNEANAALYEQAIQRLEQLGGTPVELDFAPLKETAALLYSGPFVVERLAAIKDFYHSNRKDMDPTVGVILDGAVNYSATDVFDGIYRQHALQQVAQRMWNDFDVMLLPTAPRIVTKQEVIEQPIAANSLLGAYTNFVNLLDMAACAVPAGFAPDGLPFGVTFVGPAFTDEDLAALAGRFHEALGEAIGAARSEKPESFAERGGSSSGRVLLAVVGAHLKGFPLHWQLEQENAVLRETTRTAPDYRLFALPDATPPKPGLVRERGFTGEGLEVEVYELDTAGFGRFVASVPQPMSIGRLTLANGKEVCGFLCSEAVARSGTDITATGGWRCYMKK is encoded by the coding sequence ATGACCTTGCCAAACATGTTGCAGATAGCACCCCTGCTTTCCGCCTGTCGCGCCGGAACGCTGACGCCTACAGAGATCGTGCGTGAAGTTTCTGCGCGCATTGAGGCTTATGCCGCCAAGGATTCGGCGGTCTGGATCAGCCGTGTTCCAACAGAGCAGCTTCTGGCCCGTGCTGCCGAGCTGGAAAAGCTGTCTGCGGATGACCTGCCGCTTTACGGTATTCCGTTTGCAGTAAAGGATAATATCGATGTCGCCGGTCTGCCGACGACGGCAGCGTGTCCGGCTTTTGCCTATGAACCGAGCGAAAGCGCCGAAGTGATCAAGCGGCTGGAAGCAGCCGGAGCCATTGTCATCGGCAAGACCAATCTTGATCAGTTCGCGACAGGTCTTGTGGGAATGCGCTCGCCCTATGGCCAGCCGCATTGTGTGTTTAACGCGGATTATGTCTCGGGTGGTTCAAGCTCCGGCTCTGCTGTGGCTGTGGCCGCCGGGCTCGTGTCGTTTTCTCTGGGAACGGATACGGCAGGATCAGGTCGCGTCCCGGCAGCCTTCAACAACATCGTCGGTCTCAAGCCGTCGAGAGGTGTTCTCAGCACGCGGGGGCTCGTTCCTGCCTGCGAATCCCTTGACTGTATTTCGGTTTTTGCCGGATCGACCGCCGATGCATGGGAGGTCGAACGGATTGCGGGCGCTGCGGATGCCCGTGCACCGTTTTCGCGGACCCTTTCGCCACATTCGCTGCCGCTTGCGACGTTCCGCTTTGCAGTTCTGTCGGCAGAAGATCGCTTTTTTGACGGCAACGAAGCCAATGCCGCTCTCTATGAACAGGCCATACAGCGCCTTGAGCAGCTTGGCGGAACACCTGTCGAACTGGATTTCGCGCCTCTGAAGGAAACGGCGGCCCTGCTCTACAGCGGTCCCTTCGTTGTGGAACGTCTTGCGGCAATAAAGGATTTTTATCACTCAAATCGTAAGGACATGGACCCGACTGTCGGGGTGATCCTCGACGGAGCGGTAAACTATTCCGCTACAGATGTGTTCGACGGGATTTATCGCCAGCATGCGTTGCAGCAGGTTGCGCAGCGGATGTGGAATGATTTCGATGTCATGCTGTTGCCGACCGCGCCCCGTATCGTCACGAAGCAGGAGGTCATCGAGCAGCCTATCGCCGCGAACAGTCTGCTTGGCGCCTACACCAATTTCGTCAATCTGCTTGATATGGCCGCCTGCGCCGTGCCCGCCGGTTTTGCCCCCGATGGCCTGCCCTTTGGCGTGACATTTGTCGGGCCAGCTTTCACCGATGAGGATCTGGCTGCTCTGGCGGGGCGTTTTCATGAGGCTCTGGGTGAAGCCATCGGTGCTGCGCGCAGTGAAAAGCCGGAATCTTTTGCAGAACGGGGCGGCTCATCCTCCGGCCGGGTGCTTCTGGCTGTCGTGGGAGCGCATCTGAAAGGTTTCCCCCTGCACTGGCAGCTTGAGCAGGAGAACGCCGTTCTGCGGGAAACGACGCGTACAGCGCCTGATTACAGGCTTTTTGCCCTGCCTGACGCAACGCCGCCAAAGCCGGGCCTTGTGCGTGAACGTGGTTTCACGGGCGAAGGTCTGGAAGTCGAAGTCTATGAACTGGATACCGCAGGTTTCGGACGATTTGTCGCTTCGGTTCCGCAGCCCATGTCCATCGGGCGTCTCACGCTGGCCAATGGCAAGGAAGTCTGTGGCTTTCTGTGCAGTGAAGCTGTCGCCCGGAGTGGCACGGATATCACCGCGACGGGTGGCTGGCGTTGTTACATGAAGAAGTAA